One region of Synechococcus elongatus PCC 11801 genomic DNA includes:
- a CDS encoding PilN domain-containing protein, translating into MYSLDINFLKERVAATAPPITTFGAAATVTASPSERLPLWIGVGVGLLLPALALAVTALVNNRVSSLTAEKTNLEQQVQLGQSAEARLKSIQTEIQQINADTESLIQVFPQVKSWSAILTDLSRRTPVVLQINKIEQAGKKVTLLGSSSSFDAVNDLLLTLQRSRFFTAASLRIEEAKLGPAPTENEGENSVKVSNVSYRIVGELSDVPTTDLLQNLRQLDAQGLADRLQGLLNQGVLKP; encoded by the coding sequence ATGTACAGCTTAGATATTAATTTCCTGAAAGAGCGGGTCGCCGCAACCGCGCCGCCCATCACCACCTTTGGAGCTGCTGCAACAGTAACAGCCAGTCCCTCCGAGCGACTCCCTCTTTGGATTGGAGTGGGGGTAGGCTTGCTTCTACCAGCTCTAGCGCTAGCGGTCACAGCCTTGGTGAACAACCGTGTCTCTAGCCTGACCGCAGAAAAAACCAATCTCGAACAGCAAGTTCAGCTCGGGCAGTCGGCTGAAGCCCGTCTCAAAAGCATTCAGACGGAGATTCAGCAAATTAATGCGGATACTGAGTCTCTAATTCAAGTCTTTCCGCAGGTCAAATCGTGGTCAGCAATCCTCACGGACCTGAGCCGGCGCACACCCGTGGTTTTGCAAATCAACAAGATTGAACAGGCTGGCAAGAAAGTGACTTTGCTTGGCAGTTCCTCAAGCTTTGATGCCGTCAATGATCTGCTGCTGACACTGCAACGGTCCCGCTTTTTCACAGCGGCTAGTCTCCGCATTGAGGAGGCCAAGCTGGGGCCAGCGCCCACTGAAAATGAAGGGGAGAATAGCGTCAAAGTCTCGAATGTGAGCTATCGCATCGTGGGTGAGCTCAGCGATGTACCGACGACGGATCTCTTGCAAAATCTCCGTCAGCTTGACGCTCAAGGACTGGCTGATCGCCTGCAAGGACTGTTGAACCAAGGGGTACTGAAGCCATGA
- a CDS encoding pilus assembly protein PilO, with protein sequence MTVSLNKFPEDNRGVVENIAPAYPTLFGLTVTPVVGGILAAVTGLFAASWIYLNLVQPAQQQANQLAQEVDDLRNRAEQQAASLRQIGLQQQQLANARAQQRVVQSFFASPATLDTLLLEINGQVRRVAGLQLQSYLPKESSIVTDGSFGEGVNNKLKQTPVFVEVSGGFNQTVALLRGLEQLQPLLLVQDVVVTAEPVPIVVTPKGQILPRPAPKLTTQFNVVALSPLTPEEQKKAEEAAAAAAGNQPNQGGGNQPNQESGNAGNNASQ encoded by the coding sequence ATGACTGTGTCTCTCAATAAATTTCCGGAAGATAACCGAGGTGTTGTCGAGAATATTGCTCCGGCTTACCCAACCCTGTTTGGTCTAACCGTTACGCCCGTTGTTGGCGGCATCTTGGCGGCAGTCACCGGTCTATTTGCAGCTAGCTGGATTTACTTGAATCTTGTGCAACCTGCCCAGCAGCAGGCCAATCAGCTCGCTCAAGAAGTCGACGATCTTCGTAACCGCGCCGAACAGCAGGCAGCTAGTCTGCGGCAGATTGGGCTGCAACAGCAACAGCTTGCTAATGCCCGTGCGCAACAACGAGTGGTGCAAAGCTTCTTTGCCTCACCCGCTACCTTGGATACACTACTGCTCGAGATCAATGGTCAGGTCCGCCGAGTGGCTGGACTACAGCTCCAGTCCTACTTACCCAAAGAGTCCTCCATCGTGACGGATGGATCCTTTGGGGAAGGCGTCAATAACAAGCTGAAGCAAACCCCTGTCTTTGTGGAAGTTAGTGGCGGGTTCAATCAGACTGTCGCTCTCCTGCGGGGGCTAGAGCAATTGCAGCCACTGTTATTGGTGCAAGACGTTGTGGTGACGGCGGAGCCAGTGCCCATTGTGGTCACGCCCAAAGGGCAGATTCTGCCGAGACCTGCACCGAAGCTAACGACGCAGTTCAATGTCGTGGCGTTGAGTCCCTTGACGCCCGAGGAACAGAAGAAGGCTGAGGAAGCAGCTGCCGCCGCCGCAGGGAATCAACCCAATCAGGGGGGTGGCAATCAGCCAAACCAAGAGTCTGGCAATGCTGGCAATAACGCCAGCCAGTGA
- a CDS encoding secretin N-terminal domain-containing protein, which produces MQVWKILGSGVVLGTAAIAGQPAPLLAQTAPTIAANPAATEVNRVTVTPTATGISLSLSTTGTQAPQAFSTNLDKVWVTDLIGARLNLPEGKSFSQPSPAPGIASIAVSQVSENGVRIVVTGSDRPPLVTNSSRNGGSLQFELSTQASAAPVLSPSAPPIGSAPRPSLRPPAPPQRTAQATSPAPIPVSPALQPPGQPLDPRQQLQPTPSPLPGQLPPLQPRAVAPPLGDIAISNTVPQGTAITFPNARPVPRIALRNASAREVLSIIAQSAGLNLVYLDSGEPSATGNPLATPSTNPSGGNSASSNEPRVSVDLQNIDAQSAFNYVLQIAGLQASRQNNVILVGRRLPPGAGGLVSRTFRLNQAVAQNVAGYLTTLGANSVVSFTKKVCVQAGTSDVAPVPGGTPGQIQTLSQGTAQCFDEPEIKELKVPGTPAGPLPLKNISITADIRTNSLSIVGDPQSVNFATSLIQQLDLRKRQASVNVKVIDLDLNDLNAIASSFSFGVGNTLVSGSGGLRTTVIDNAGSVIQPPNDSVFNPSNLPAGINPANPLAVLPNQLPNSFLGAISASIINNKTKLLTDPTLIIQEGEKSEVKLTSQVIQKIESETTTNGSGPPTVSRTIDLADVGLQLTINVERIDDNGFITLTVLPAISSPQDVVTFGDPNTSGVLTTLIKKREVSSGKIRLRDDQTLILSGIIQDEERERVAKIPLLGDIPLIGSLFRTSYTDRQRREVVVVITPKILADTDATVFGYGYQPSPPAQSVLNNTLQTPTVAPLP; this is translated from the coding sequence ATGCAAGTTTGGAAAATCTTAGGGAGTGGGGTGGTTCTAGGAACTGCCGCGATCGCGGGGCAGCCAGCACCTCTCTTGGCGCAAACAGCACCAACGATTGCAGCCAATCCGGCAGCAACAGAGGTCAACCGTGTCACGGTGACGCCGACAGCAACCGGCATTAGCCTTTCGTTGAGTACGACAGGCACGCAAGCGCCTCAAGCTTTCTCAACTAATCTCGATAAGGTTTGGGTGACCGACCTGATTGGCGCCCGCCTCAATTTGCCAGAGGGAAAAAGCTTCTCGCAGCCCAGCCCAGCGCCCGGCATTGCCTCGATCGCAGTCTCTCAAGTCAGTGAAAACGGCGTTCGTATTGTCGTTACAGGCAGCGATCGCCCGCCGCTCGTGACCAATAGCAGTCGGAATGGCGGCAGCTTGCAGTTTGAGCTCAGTACGCAAGCATCAGCAGCTCCAGTACTCAGTCCCAGTGCTCCACCCATTGGTTCAGCACCACGGCCCAGCTTACGTCCTCCTGCGCCTCCTCAACGAACCGCACAGGCTACATCACCTGCTCCAATACCGGTGAGTCCTGCTCTACAGCCCCCAGGCCAACCATTAGATCCTCGACAACAGCTCCAGCCAACCCCTTCTCCACTTCCAGGTCAGCTTCCACCGCTCCAACCCCGTGCAGTCGCACCACCCTTGGGTGATATTGCGATTTCCAACACTGTTCCTCAAGGCACAGCAATCACATTCCCTAATGCGCGGCCAGTTCCACGGATTGCGCTGCGGAATGCCTCAGCTCGTGAAGTGCTCAGCATCATTGCCCAGTCTGCAGGATTGAATCTGGTTTACCTCGATAGTGGAGAACCCAGTGCTACAGGGAATCCTCTAGCAACACCTAGCACAAATCCTTCAGGTGGCAACTCAGCATCAAGTAATGAGCCACGAGTGAGTGTTGACCTGCAAAATATTGATGCCCAGTCAGCTTTTAACTACGTTCTGCAAATTGCGGGACTGCAAGCGAGTCGTCAAAATAATGTGATTTTGGTGGGTAGACGCCTTCCACCTGGAGCTGGTGGACTAGTTTCACGCACTTTTCGTCTTAATCAAGCTGTTGCACAGAACGTTGCTGGCTATCTAACAACTCTGGGTGCAAACTCTGTCGTTTCCTTCACTAAGAAAGTTTGTGTACAAGCAGGGACTAGTGATGTAGCGCCCGTTCCTGGAGGCACACCCGGTCAAATTCAAACTCTCAGCCAAGGAACAGCTCAATGCTTTGATGAACCTGAAATTAAGGAGCTCAAAGTTCCGGGTACGCCAGCAGGCCCACTCCCTCTCAAGAACATTTCGATTACAGCTGATATTCGGACGAATAGCCTCTCGATTGTAGGCGACCCTCAGTCAGTGAACTTTGCCACTAGCTTAATTCAACAGCTCGATTTACGGAAACGGCAAGCTTCAGTCAATGTCAAGGTGATTGATCTTGACTTGAATGATTTGAACGCGATCGCATCAAGCTTTTCGTTTGGAGTTGGAAACACATTAGTGTCTGGCAGCGGTGGTTTAAGAACGACTGTCATTGATAATGCTGGCTCGGTAATTCAGCCACCTAATGACAGTGTCTTTAACCCTAGTAACCTGCCAGCGGGCATCAACCCAGCCAATCCCTTAGCAGTACTCCCTAATCAGCTGCCCAATTCTTTTCTCGGCGCTATATCAGCATCGATTATTAATAACAAAACCAAGCTATTGACAGATCCAACTTTAATCATTCAAGAAGGTGAAAAAAGTGAGGTTAAACTGACCAGCCAAGTTATTCAGAAAATTGAATCAGAGACAACAACTAATGGTAGTGGACCGCCAACAGTCAGCCGAACGATTGACTTGGCAGATGTGGGCTTGCAGCTGACGATCAACGTCGAGCGTATTGATGACAATGGCTTTATTACTCTTACAGTCTTGCCCGCAATTTCTTCTCCACAGGATGTGGTTACCTTTGGTGATCCCAACACGAGCGGCGTCTTAACAACACTGATCAAGAAGCGGGAGGTCTCTTCCGGTAAGATTCGTTTGCGAGATGATCAAACCTTAATCCTGTCAGGCATCATCCAAGACGAAGAGCGGGAACGGGTGGCCAAGATTCCCCTATTAGGTGATATTCCCCTGATTGGATCGCTGTTCCGCACGTCCTACACCGATCGCCAGCGACGAGAAGTGGTGGTCGTGATTACGCCCAAAATCTTGGCAGATACCGATGCCACCGTCTTTGGCTATGGCTATCAGCCCAGCCCACCCGCTCAGTCAGTGTTAAACAACACGCTGCAGACCCCAACCGTGGCTCCCTTGCCCTAG
- the pilM gene encoding type IV pilus biogenesis protein PilM, with protein sequence MVGIFSKFLGGDKSRLGVEITPERINLAHIGRKGNRLLLQDFVSVDLPDGLFQDGRVIDSFSLSDLLRTAISDNRIKTKKVSTAVPGREVITRLLPMPAELDDAELHETLLNQEAALFLPFPREEADIDYLKLDYFLDIDEVEKLHVLLVATRRQVTDTYLDLFAQAGLTPDIVEVGSFALIRTIRESLRQYGLQEAVILLNIEYDLTEIVIIVGGVPRFSRTIAMGTQQWQRAAAQAGLENIGRGLDFLQGQALSLLEPPADLLSQGLVRSAADLCDEVRRSADFYLSQESDIEVAKLYVAGPGSALPTLPEFLGQRLGLPVELVDPVEGLGLEVPDTLYLPNRADVGVVLGLATRGV encoded by the coding sequence GTGGTCGGCATATTTTCTAAGTTTCTTGGTGGGGATAAATCTCGCCTTGGGGTGGAGATCACCCCAGAGCGGATCAACCTTGCCCATATCGGCCGCAAGGGGAACCGGTTGCTGCTGCAGGATTTTGTTTCGGTCGACTTGCCCGATGGTTTGTTCCAAGACGGGCGAGTCATTGACAGCTTTAGCTTGTCCGATTTACTCCGCACTGCTATCAGTGACAACCGCATTAAAACCAAAAAGGTTTCTACGGCAGTCCCCGGGCGTGAGGTGATCACGCGGCTGCTGCCGATGCCAGCTGAGCTGGATGATGCGGAGTTGCACGAGACATTGCTCAATCAAGAAGCAGCGCTGTTTCTGCCCTTCCCCCGTGAAGAAGCTGATATTGACTACCTCAAACTGGATTACTTCCTCGATATTGATGAGGTCGAAAAGCTGCATGTCTTGCTGGTGGCGACCCGGCGACAAGTTACCGACACCTATCTCGATCTCTTTGCCCAAGCGGGTCTAACGCCCGACATCGTGGAAGTTGGGAGCTTCGCACTCATTCGCACCATTCGCGAATCCCTGCGGCAGTACGGTCTTCAAGAAGCCGTCATCCTCCTTAATATCGAATATGACCTCACCGAGATTGTGATCATCGTTGGCGGGGTGCCTCGCTTCAGCCGCACAATCGCCATGGGAACCCAGCAATGGCAACGTGCGGCCGCCCAAGCAGGTCTTGAAAATATCGGCCGCGGCCTTGATTTTCTACAGGGACAAGCACTCTCGCTACTCGAGCCGCCAGCCGATCTCCTCTCGCAAGGTCTAGTGCGATCGGCGGCTGATCTCTGCGACGAAGTGCGGCGATCGGCAGACTTCTATCTCAGTCAAGAAAGTGATATTGAAGTCGCCAAGCTCTACGTAGCCGGCCCCGGTTCTGCCTTGCCAACTTTGCCTGAGTTCTTAGGGCAACGCCTGGGTCTGCCGGTGGAGCTCGTTGATCCGGTGGAAGGACTGGGGCTGGAAGTGCCCGACACGCTCTACTTGCCCAACCGTGCTGACGTGGGTGTGGTACTTGGTTTGGCCACGCGAGGAGTGTAG